One Comamonas endophytica DNA window includes the following coding sequences:
- a CDS encoding acyl-CoA thioesterase, with protein sequence MTMTHPLDSALQLQPVSPGQYEGQTSPAYWNMVGPFGGITAATLVKAVMEHPQRLGEPLSLTVNYAGALAAGAFTLQVTPVRTNRSTQHWTLSVLQTDAEGELVVTTTATVVTAVRRETWSISDEPMPEVAGPGELKRIAPGFGVEWLSRYEMRPVRGALPRDWDGSVNPSLSQLWMRDDPPRPLDFCALAALADVFFPRVWLRRARRVPAGTVSITVYFHASQAQLQTTGTGYVLGQARGQEFRNGFFDQTAQLWNEAGYLLATSHQIVYFKE encoded by the coding sequence ATGACCATGACCCATCCTCTTGATTCGGCACTGCAGCTTCAGCCCGTCTCCCCGGGCCAATACGAGGGCCAGACCAGCCCCGCCTACTGGAATATGGTCGGGCCCTTTGGCGGGATCACGGCCGCGACGCTGGTCAAGGCCGTGATGGAGCATCCGCAGCGCCTGGGCGAGCCGTTGTCTCTCACGGTGAACTATGCGGGCGCGCTCGCGGCCGGCGCCTTCACGCTGCAGGTCACGCCGGTGCGCACCAACCGCTCGACCCAGCACTGGACCCTGTCGGTTCTGCAGACCGATGCCGAGGGCGAACTGGTGGTGACGACCACCGCCACGGTGGTGACGGCGGTGCGCCGCGAGACCTGGAGCATTTCCGACGAGCCCATGCCCGAGGTCGCCGGGCCCGGTGAGCTCAAGCGCATCGCGCCGGGCTTTGGCGTCGAATGGCTCTCGCGCTACGAGATGCGCCCGGTGCGCGGCGCGCTGCCGCGCGACTGGGATGGTTCGGTCAACCCCAGCCTGTCGCAGCTGTGGATGCGCGACGATCCGCCGCGCCCGCTGGATTTCTGCGCGCTGGCGGCGCTGGCCGACGTGTTCTTTCCGCGCGTGTGGCTGCGCCGCGCGCGCCGCGTGCCGGCGGGCACGGTGTCGATCACGGTGTATTTCCACGCCAGCCAGGCGCAGCTGCAGACCACGGGCACGGGCTATGTGCTGGGCCAGGCGCGCGGGCAGGAATTCCGCAATGGCTTCTTCGACCAGACGGCGCAGCTGTGGAACGAGGCCGGGTATCTGCTGGCTACCAGCCACCAGATTGTCTATTTCAAGGAATGA
- a CDS encoding enoyl-CoA hydratase, whose translation MTATTTSDILVHTEAGVCTLTFNRVAKKNSITQAMYGAMADALAAAREDAAVRVLVFQGDLAIFSAGNDLGDFLNASGNSLGGDTPVMRFMHQLADFPKPVIAAVCGPAVGIGTTLLLHCDLVYAGDNAAFSLPFVNLGLCPEFGSSLLLPQLMGYHRAAEALLLGEPFLAEAALEVGLVNRVVPPSECNALAQRQARKLAAKPLSALIESKRLMKAGQATQVRTRMAEEGESFGRMLHEPAAREAVSAFMEKRHPDFSRI comes from the coding sequence ATGACCGCTACCACCACCTCCGATATCCTGGTGCACACCGAAGCCGGTGTCTGCACGCTGACCTTCAACCGCGTCGCGAAGAAGAATTCCATCACCCAGGCCATGTATGGCGCCATGGCCGATGCGCTGGCCGCGGCGCGCGAAGACGCCGCGGTGCGTGTGCTGGTGTTCCAGGGCGACCTGGCGATCTTCAGCGCCGGCAACGACCTGGGCGACTTCCTGAACGCATCGGGCAACAGCCTGGGCGGCGATACCCCGGTCATGCGCTTCATGCACCAGCTCGCCGACTTCCCCAAGCCGGTCATCGCCGCGGTCTGCGGCCCGGCCGTGGGCATCGGCACCACGCTGCTGCTGCATTGCGACCTGGTCTATGCGGGCGACAACGCGGCTTTCTCGCTGCCTTTCGTGAACCTGGGCCTGTGCCCCGAGTTCGGCTCCAGCCTGCTGCTGCCCCAGCTCATGGGCTACCACCGCGCGGCCGAGGCCCTGCTGCTGGGCGAGCCCTTCCTGGCGGAAGCGGCGCTGGAGGTCGGCCTGGTCAACCGCGTGGTGCCGCCCAGCGAGTGCAACGCGCTGGCGCAGCGCCAGGCGCGCAAGCTGGCGGCCAAGCCGCTGAGCGCGCTGATCGAATCCAAGCGCCTGATGAAAGCCGGGCAGGCCACGCAGGTGCGCACGCGCATGGCCGAGGAAGGGGAGAGCTTTGGCCGCATGCTGCATGAGCCGGCGGCACGCGAGGCGGTATCGGCCTTCATGGAAAAGCGCCACCCCGATTTCAGCAGGATCTGA
- a CDS encoding 3-hydroxyacyl-CoA dehydrogenase/enoyl-CoA hydratase family protein, with the protein MSRFAVKKVAVLGAGVMGAQIAAHLVNVKVPVILFDLPAKEGSKSGIAEKAIAHLKKLKPAPLGVAGDAELIQPANYEEHIKLLKGCDLIIEAIAERLDWKSELYQKIAPHVARHAILASNTSGLSITQLGEALPEALRPRFCGIHFFNPPRYMQLVELIATPATEARVVDQLEAFATSVLGKGVVRARDTPNFIANRIGIAGMLGTIHEAGNYGLGYDVVDDLTGKKLGRASSGTFRTADVVGLDTMAHVIKTLQGSLDADTDPFYASYATPPVLSKLLELGHLGQKAGAGFYKKVGRDILRFELESADYVPGGEKADEVYARMLKKPAAERLKLLRNAEGAPGQFLWAILRNSFHYAAVHLESIAESARDVDLAMRWGFGMRQGPFELWQEAGWLEVAKMVQEDIDAGKALSRAPLPAWVFEGPVAEAGGVHTAEGSWSPALRKFVPRRQLPVYARQLFPERLLGEAGAGFETAGTTLSETDALRVWTLDDDGDERVLIASIKNKMHAISPAVMEGLMEALKLAESEYAGLVIWSGDAPFSVGADLQATMPAFVVGGADAVESIEQELQQLMLRLRYAQVPVVAGIHGMALGGGCELAVYCARRVAHMESYIGLVEVGVGLVPGAGGLTYIARRAAENAATSTGKDLLPFLTEGFTAAAMAKVGTSALESRQLGYLLDSDIIVAHKDEVLFVALNEARALAASGWRAPHKRLFPVAGRSGIATIRGSLVNMRDGGFISDHDQHIATLIAEVVCGGDVDAGTLVSEEYLMRLERKAFCSLIAHPKSQERILGMLSTGKPLRN; encoded by the coding sequence ATGTCACGATTCGCTGTGAAGAAAGTCGCCGTGCTCGGCGCCGGAGTGATGGGCGCGCAGATCGCGGCCCATCTGGTCAACGTCAAGGTGCCGGTGATCCTCTTCGACCTCCCGGCCAAGGAAGGCTCCAAGAGCGGCATTGCCGAAAAGGCCATCGCCCATCTGAAGAAGCTCAAGCCCGCGCCGCTGGGCGTGGCAGGCGACGCCGAGCTGATCCAGCCGGCCAACTACGAGGAGCACATCAAGCTGCTCAAGGGCTGCGACCTCATCATCGAGGCCATTGCCGAGCGCCTGGACTGGAAGAGCGAGCTGTACCAGAAGATCGCGCCGCATGTCGCCAGGCATGCGATCCTGGCCAGCAACACTTCGGGCCTGTCGATCACGCAGCTGGGCGAGGCCCTGCCCGAAGCGCTGCGCCCGCGCTTTTGCGGCATCCACTTCTTCAACCCGCCGCGCTACATGCAGCTGGTGGAGCTGATCGCCACGCCCGCCACCGAGGCGCGCGTGGTCGATCAGCTCGAAGCCTTTGCCACCAGCGTGCTGGGCAAGGGCGTGGTGCGCGCCAGGGACACGCCGAACTTCATTGCCAACCGCATCGGCATTGCCGGCATGCTGGGCACCATCCACGAAGCCGGCAATTACGGCCTGGGCTATGACGTGGTCGACGACCTCACCGGCAAGAAGCTCGGCCGCGCCTCCAGCGGCACCTTCCGCACCGCCGATGTCGTGGGCCTGGACACCATGGCGCATGTGATCAAGACGCTGCAGGGCAGCCTCGATGCCGACACCGACCCGTTCTACGCCAGCTATGCCACGCCGCCGGTGCTGAGCAAGCTGCTGGAGCTGGGCCATCTGGGGCAGAAGGCCGGCGCGGGCTTCTACAAGAAGGTGGGGCGCGACATCCTGCGCTTCGAGCTCGAAAGCGCAGACTATGTGCCCGGCGGCGAAAAGGCCGACGAGGTCTATGCGCGCATGCTGAAGAAACCCGCGGCCGAGCGGCTGAAGCTGCTGCGCAATGCCGAGGGCGCGCCCGGGCAGTTTCTCTGGGCCATCCTGCGCAACAGCTTCCATTACGCGGCCGTGCATCTCGAATCCATTGCCGAGAGCGCGCGCGATGTGGACCTGGCCATGCGCTGGGGCTTCGGCATGCGCCAGGGGCCCTTCGAGCTATGGCAGGAGGCGGGCTGGCTCGAGGTCGCGAAAATGGTGCAGGAGGACATCGACGCGGGCAAGGCGCTGAGCCGCGCGCCGCTGCCCGCCTGGGTGTTCGAGGGCCCGGTGGCCGAGGCCGGCGGCGTGCATACGGCCGAAGGCTCGTGGAGCCCGGCGCTGCGCAAGTTCGTGCCGCGGCGCCAGCTGCCGGTCTATGCGCGCCAGCTGTTTCCCGAGCGGCTGCTGGGCGAGGCCGGCGCGGGCTTCGAGACCGCTGGCACCACCCTCAGCGAGACCGATGCGCTGCGCGTGTGGACGCTGGATGATGATGGGGACGAGCGTGTTCTGATCGCCAGCATCAAGAACAAGATGCATGCGATCAGCCCGGCCGTGATGGAAGGGCTGATGGAAGCGCTGAAGCTGGCCGAGTCCGAGTATGCGGGCCTGGTGATCTGGTCGGGCGACGCGCCCTTCAGCGTGGGCGCCGACCTGCAGGCGACGATGCCGGCCTTTGTCGTCGGCGGCGCCGACGCGGTGGAAAGCATCGAGCAGGAGCTGCAGCAGCTGATGCTGCGCCTGCGCTACGCGCAGGTGCCGGTCGTGGCCGGCATCCACGGCATGGCGCTGGGCGGCGGCTGCGAGCTGGCCGTTTACTGCGCGCGCCGCGTGGCGCACATGGAAAGCTATATCGGCCTGGTGGAAGTCGGCGTGGGCCTGGTGCCGGGCGCGGGCGGGCTGACCTATATCGCGCGCCGCGCGGCCGAGAATGCCGCCACGTCGACGGGCAAGGACCTGCTGCCCTTCCTGACCGAGGGCTTCACCGCCGCGGCCATGGCCAAGGTCGGCACCAGCGCGCTGGAGTCGCGCCAACTGGGCTATCTGCTCGACAGCGACATCATCGTCGCGCACAAGGACGAGGTGCTGTTCGTGGCGCTCAATGAGGCGCGCGCGCTGGCCGCCAGCGGCTGGCGCGCGCCGCATAAACGCCTGTTCCCGGTGGCGGGGCGCAGCGGCATTGCCACCATCCGCGGCTCGCTGGTCAACATGCGCGACGGCGGCTTCATCAGCGACCATGACCAGCATATCGCGACGCTGATTGCCGAGGTGGTCTGCGGCGGCGACGTCGATGCGGGCACGCTGGTCAGCGAGGAATACCTGATGCGGCTCGAGCGCAAAGCCTTCTGCAGCCTGATCGCGCACCCGAAGAGCCAGGAGCGCATCCTGGGAATGCTTTCCACGGGCAAGCCTCTTCGGAACTGA
- a CDS encoding bactofilin family protein gives MAVQNPFFGKRDNDSFTPRSPATTGLASTGTSFGASQPAGSSSASAASTASTASTSQSQSEGGSRLIVGPNIKLKGVEITDCDTLVVEGTVEATMDSRVIEIAEQGAFHGTAEIDVAEIRGVFDGTLVVRQKLVIYGTGKVSGKIRYGKVVIEEGGELTGQIEAGPASKTAAPAASKASDAAASAAAAIPASVASAPAAVASQPRQAVSVSA, from the coding sequence ATGGCTGTGCAGAACCCCTTTTTTGGCAAGCGTGACAACGACAGTTTCACCCCCCGTAGCCCCGCGACGACCGGCTTGGCCTCGACTGGCACCAGCTTTGGTGCCAGCCAACCGGCTGGCTCCAGCAGCGCCAGCGCGGCAAGCACGGCCAGCACGGCCAGCACATCGCAGTCGCAAAGCGAAGGCGGCAGCCGCCTGATCGTCGGGCCGAACATCAAGCTCAAGGGCGTGGAGATCACCGATTGCGACACGCTGGTCGTCGAGGGCACGGTCGAGGCGACGATGGATTCGCGCGTCATCGAGATTGCCGAGCAGGGCGCCTTCCATGGCACGGCCGAGATCGACGTGGCCGAGATCCGCGGCGTATTCGACGGCACGCTGGTCGTGCGCCAGAAGCTGGTCATCTACGGCACGGGCAAGGTCAGCGGCAAGATCCGCTACGGCAAGGTCGTGATCGAGGAGGGCGGCGAGCTGACAGGCCAGATCGAGGCCGGTCCGGCCTCCAAGACCGCGGCGCCGGCAGCCAGCAAGGCATCGGATGCAGCAGCCAGTGCCGCTGCGGCTATCCCGGCCTCGGTCGCCAGCGCCCCCGCCGCGGTGGCCAGCCAGCCGCGCCAAGCGGTCAGCGTATCGGCCTGA
- a CDS encoding acyl-CoA thioesterase — MPPRPDLPPHSLPADKDLVLKVIPMPADVNANGDIFGGWVMAQVDLAGSVLPSRLGPRMVTVAVNEFVFKQPVRVGDILSFYSSVQRIGRTSVTVDVEVYAERFHAQGRFVKVTEALLTYVAIDAEGKPQALPENAQIAAWRLGIKESTP, encoded by the coding sequence ATGCCTCCGCGTCCAGACCTTCCTCCCCACTCCTTGCCCGCAGACAAGGATCTCGTGCTCAAGGTGATTCCCATGCCGGCCGACGTCAACGCCAATGGCGACATCTTCGGCGGCTGGGTCATGGCGCAGGTCGATCTGGCCGGCTCGGTGCTGCCCTCGCGGCTGGGCCCGCGCATGGTGACGGTGGCCGTGAACGAATTCGTGTTCAAGCAGCCGGTGCGCGTGGGCGACATCCTGTCGTTCTACTCCAGCGTGCAGCGCATCGGCCGCACTTCGGTGACGGTGGATGTGGAGGTCTATGCCGAGCGCTTTCACGCCCAGGGCCGTTTCGTCAAGGTGACGGAAGCGCTGCTGACCTATGTGGCCATCGATGCCGAGGGCAAGCCGCAGGCCCTGCCCGAGAATGCGCAGATCGCGGCCTGGCGCCTGGGAATCAAGGAAAGCACCCCCTGA
- a CDS encoding 2-hydroxyacid dehydrogenase gives MKPVLLALSFLSPEHRAQVARAFPTLELVYQPDIAQWAEAIAAHGPRVQVVMTIGTLGLSAGQMQAMPGLKLICTLGVGYENVDIKHAHAHGILVGNGAGTNDESVADHAMGLMLASLRGIVRLDRLTREGVWRTALPLPPQLSHKRLGIVGMGTIGKRIAQRALGFEMEIGYHNRRERSDVAHRYFGDVHALAAWCDVLLIATPGGPETRHLVNAEVLDALGPDGHLVNIARGSVVDTAALADAIRAGRIAGAGLDVYESEPKPPAELLDLDKVVLTPHVAGWSPEAVQAAVDRFVANVRCYLEGRALVSPV, from the coding sequence ATGAAACCTGTACTGCTTGCACTGAGCTTTCTTTCCCCCGAGCACCGCGCCCAGGTGGCGCGCGCCTTTCCCACGCTGGAGCTGGTGTACCAGCCGGACATCGCGCAGTGGGCCGAGGCCATTGCCGCCCATGGCCCGCGCGTGCAGGTGGTGATGACCATCGGCACGCTGGGCCTGAGCGCCGGGCAGATGCAGGCCATGCCTGGCTTGAAGCTGATCTGCACGCTGGGGGTGGGCTACGAGAACGTCGATATCAAGCATGCGCATGCGCACGGCATCCTGGTGGGCAATGGCGCGGGCACCAATGACGAAAGCGTGGCCGACCACGCGATGGGCCTGATGCTGGCCTCGCTGCGCGGCATCGTGCGGCTGGACCGGCTGACGCGCGAGGGCGTCTGGCGCACGGCGCTGCCCCTGCCGCCGCAGCTGTCGCACAAGCGGCTGGGCATCGTCGGCATGGGCACCATCGGCAAGCGCATCGCGCAGCGCGCGCTGGGCTTCGAGATGGAGATCGGCTACCACAACCGGCGCGAGCGCAGCGACGTGGCGCACCGCTACTTCGGCGATGTGCACGCGCTTGCGGCCTGGTGCGATGTGCTGCTGATCGCCACCCCCGGCGGGCCCGAGACGCGCCACCTGGTCAATGCCGAGGTGCTCGATGCGCTGGGGCCGGACGGCCATTTGGTGAATATCGCGCGCGGCAGCGTGGTCGATACCGCCGCGCTGGCCGATGCCATCCGCGCCGGCCGCATCGCGGGCGCGGGGCTCGATGTCTATGAAAGCGAGCCGAAGCCTCCGGCCGAGCTGCTCGATCTCGACAAGGTGGTGCTCACGCCGCATGTGGCCGGCTGGTCGCCCGAGGCGGTGCAGGCGGCGGTGGACCGGTTCGTGGCGAATGTAAGGTGTTATCTGGAGGGCAGGGCGTTGGTGTCGCCGGTTTGA
- a CDS encoding DUF2147 domain-containing protein, whose translation MFKAFAAVVCLAVTAPAWAQMSPVGLWKSVDDKTGEPKSEIRITEQGGELSGRIEKLLRPGADPAARCTACTDERKDQPMVGLEIIRGARKAEGKEVWEGGRILDPESGKTYNLRLTPAEGGSKLDVRGSVGPFGRTQTWSRVQ comes from the coding sequence ATGTTCAAAGCTTTTGCTGCGGTAGTGTGCCTGGCCGTGACGGCGCCCGCCTGGGCGCAGATGTCGCCCGTGGGCCTGTGGAAGAGCGTCGACGACAAGACCGGCGAGCCGAAGTCGGAGATCCGCATCACCGAGCAGGGCGGCGAGCTCAGCGGGCGCATCGAGAAGCTGCTGCGCCCGGGCGCCGACCCGGCGGCGCGCTGCACCGCCTGCACCGATGAACGCAAGGACCAGCCCATGGTGGGCCTGGAAATCATCCGCGGCGCGAGGAAGGCCGAAGGCAAGGAGGTCTGGGAGGGCGGCAGGATCCTCGACCCCGAATCCGGCAAGACCTACAACCTGCGCCTGACGCCTGCCGAAGGCGGCAGCAAGCTCGATGTGCGCGGCTCGGTCGGCCCCTTCGGCCGCACCCAGACCTGGTCGCGCGTGCAATGA
- a CDS encoding acetyl-CoA C-acyltransferase, translated as MKQIQDAYIVAATRTPIGRSHKGFFRNYRPDDLLATTLKSALAQVPGLDPAAIEDIVCGCAIPEAQQGLNVARIAAVLAGLPTSVGGITVNRFCASGLSAVQMAADRIRVGEADVMIAAGVESMSMVPMMGNAPSLSPSIFERDGDVGIAYGMGLTAEKVAQQWKVSREAQDAFALASHQKALAAQAAGAFADEITPIEVTDRAPDLATGRIALNQRTVSLDEGPRPDTSAEGLAKLRTVFAARGTVTAGNSSQTSDGAGALILASESAIQRFGLTPLARFVSFASKGVPPAIMGIGPIEAIPAALRYAGLRQQDIDWFELNEAFAAQSLAVIDTLGLDPEKVNPMGGAIALGHPLGATGAIRAATVVHALRRNQLKYGMVTMCVGMGQGAAGIFERV; from the coding sequence ATGAAACAGATCCAGGACGCCTATATCGTTGCCGCGACGCGCACGCCCATCGGCCGCTCGCACAAGGGCTTTTTCCGCAACTACCGGCCCGACGACCTGCTGGCGACGACGCTCAAGAGCGCGCTGGCCCAGGTGCCGGGGCTCGATCCGGCCGCCATCGAGGACATCGTCTGCGGCTGCGCGATTCCGGAAGCGCAGCAGGGCCTGAACGTGGCGCGCATCGCGGCCGTGCTGGCCGGGCTGCCGACCAGCGTCGGCGGCATCACCGTCAACCGCTTCTGTGCCTCCGGCCTGTCGGCGGTGCAGATGGCGGCCGACCGCATCCGCGTGGGCGAGGCCGACGTGATGATCGCCGCGGGCGTGGAAAGCATGAGCATGGTGCCGATGATGGGCAATGCGCCCAGCCTGTCGCCGAGCATCTTCGAGCGCGATGGCGATGTCGGCATCGCCTACGGCATGGGCCTGACGGCCGAGAAGGTGGCGCAGCAATGGAAGGTCAGCCGCGAGGCGCAGGACGCGTTTGCGCTGGCCTCGCACCAAAAAGCCCTGGCGGCCCAGGCCGCGGGCGCCTTTGCCGACGAGATCACGCCCATCGAGGTCACCGACCGCGCGCCGGATCTGGCCACGGGCAGGATTGCATTGAACCAGCGCACGGTATCGCTCGATGAAGGGCCGCGTCCCGACACCAGCGCCGAGGGCCTGGCCAAACTGCGCACGGTGTTTGCCGCGCGCGGCACCGTGACGGCCGGCAACAGTTCGCAGACCAGCGATGGCGCGGGCGCGCTGATCCTGGCGAGCGAGTCGGCCATCCAGCGCTTCGGCCTGACGCCGCTGGCGCGCTTCGTCAGCTTCGCCAGCAAGGGCGTGCCGCCGGCGATCATGGGCATCGGCCCGATCGAGGCCATTCCCGCGGCGCTGCGCTATGCGGGCCTGCGCCAGCAGGACATCGACTGGTTCGAGCTCAACGAGGCCTTTGCGGCGCAGTCGCTGGCCGTGATCGATACATTGGGCCTCGACCCCGAAAAGGTCAATCCCATGGGTGGCGCGATTGCGCTGGGCCATCCGCTGGGCGCCACCGGCGCGATCCGCGCGGCCACGGTGGTGCATGCGCTGCGCCGCAACCAGCTCAAATACGGGATGGTGACGATGTGCGTGGGGATGGGGCAGGGGGCGGCCGGTATCTTTGAGCGAGTGTGA
- a CDS encoding ABCB family ABC transporter ATP-binding protein/permease: MRRSAESSPDLPLSASPASGAGWATLKRLLPYLWDYKWRVLAALLFMVAAKLANVGVPVLLKQLVDALTLKPGDPAAVLVVPAALLLAYGALRFCTSLFTELRELVFAKATQGAARSIALKTFEHLHALSLRFHLERQTGGMTRDIERGVRSTESLISYSLYSILPTLIEMALVLSILALRFDAWFAVITLAALLTYITFTVLVTGWRTRFRREANAQESAAHTKAVDSLLNYETVKYFNNEGFEARRYDENLEELRRVRLRSQSSLSLLNAGQQIIIATALVAILWRATQGVVDGRLTLGDLVMVNAFMIQLYIPLNFLGVLYREIKQSLVDLDRMFTLMDREREVADAPDAQPLQPGDAPAVRFENVHFAYDPARPILRGVSFEIPAGKTVAVVGPSGSGKSTLARLLFRFYDVQQGRVMIGGQDIRGVTQASVRQAIGIVPQDTVLFNDSVEYNIAYGRPGASHEEVAAAARAARIHDFIAGTPQGYATRVGERGLKLSGGEKQRVAIARTLLKDPPVLVFDEATSALDSANERAIQAELRSAARGKTTLLIAHRLSTVVDAHEILVLEAGEIIERGTHGQLLALGGRYARMWSMQQSQGAEALA, encoded by the coding sequence ATGCGCCGCTCTGCCGAGTCTTCTCCGGATTTACCCTTATCCGCTTCCCCAGCATCCGGCGCCGGCTGGGCCACGCTGAAGCGCCTGTTGCCCTATCTCTGGGACTACAAATGGCGTGTGCTTGCCGCGCTGCTGTTCATGGTGGCGGCGAAGCTGGCCAATGTCGGCGTGCCGGTGCTGCTCAAGCAACTGGTCGATGCGCTGACGCTGAAGCCCGGCGACCCGGCCGCGGTGCTGGTGGTGCCGGCGGCCCTGCTGCTGGCCTATGGCGCGCTGCGCTTTTGCACCTCGCTGTTCACCGAGCTGCGCGAGCTGGTGTTCGCCAAGGCCACGCAGGGCGCGGCGCGCTCCATCGCGCTCAAGACCTTCGAGCACCTGCATGCGCTGAGCCTGCGCTTCCATCTCGAGCGACAGACCGGGGGCATGACGCGCGACATCGAGCGCGGCGTGCGCAGCACCGAGTCGCTGATCTCGTATTCGCTCTACAGCATCCTGCCGACGCTGATCGAGATGGCGCTGGTGCTGTCGATCCTGGCGCTGCGCTTCGATGCCTGGTTCGCGGTGATCACGCTGGCGGCGCTGCTGACCTACATCACCTTCACGGTGCTGGTGACCGGCTGGCGCACGCGTTTTCGGCGCGAGGCCAATGCCCAGGAGTCGGCGGCGCACACCAAGGCCGTGGATTCGCTGCTGAACTACGAGACCGTCAAGTACTTCAACAACGAGGGCTTCGAGGCGCGCCGCTATGACGAGAACCTCGAGGAGCTGCGCCGCGTGCGGCTGCGCAGCCAGTCCTCGCTGAGCCTGCTCAACGCGGGCCAGCAGATCATCATCGCCACCGCGCTGGTCGCCATCCTGTGGCGCGCGACGCAGGGCGTGGTCGACGGCCGGCTGACGCTCGGGGATCTTGTCATGGTCAATGCCTTCATGATCCAGCTGTATATCCCGCTGAACTTCCTGGGCGTGCTCTACCGCGAGATCAAGCAGAGCCTGGTCGATCTGGACCGCATGTTCACGCTCATGGATCGCGAGCGCGAGGTGGCTGACGCGCCCGATGCGCAGCCGCTGCAGCCTGGCGATGCCCCGGCCGTGCGCTTCGAGAACGTGCACTTCGCCTATGACCCGGCGCGCCCCATCCTGCGCGGCGTCAGCTTCGAGATTCCCGCGGGCAAGACCGTGGCGGTGGTCGGGCCTTCCGGTTCGGGCAAGTCCACGCTGGCGCGGCTGCTGTTCCGTTTCTACGACGTGCAGCAGGGGCGGGTGATGATCGGCGGGCAGGACATCCGCGGCGTGACCCAGGCCAGCGTGCGCCAGGCGATCGGCATCGTGCCGCAGGACACGGTGCTGTTCAACGACAGCGTCGAATACAACATTGCCTACGGCCGCCCCGGCGCGAGCCACGAGGAGGTGGCGGCCGCGGCGCGCGCCGCGCGCATCCACGATTTCATTGCCGGCACGCCGCAGGGCTATGCCACGCGCGTCGGCGAGCGCGGGCTCAAGCTGTCGGGTGGCGAGAAGCAGCGCGTGGCGATTGCGCGCACGCTGCTCAAGGACCCGCCGGTCCTGGTCTTCGACGAAGCCACCTCGGCGCTGGACTCGGCCAACGAGCGCGCGATCCAGGCCGAGCTGCGCAGCGCGGCGCGCGGCAAGACCACGCTGCTGATCGCGCACCGCCTGTCCACGGTGGTCGATGCCCATGAGATCCTGGTGCTGGAGGCCGGCGAGATCATCGAGCGCGGCACCCATGGACAGCTGCTGGCGCTCGGCGGACGCTATGCACGGATGTGGTCGATGCAGCAGAGCCAGGGCGCCGAGGCCCTGGCCTGA